The sequence below is a genomic window from Candidatus Deferrimicrobiaceae bacterium.
ACGCCCGAAGGGTCTCGGGGTCGGGCCGCACCGATCCCTCCCCGCCCGGGGCCGTGCACGCCAGCACGAGCCGGAGCACCTTCCCCGGGTGACGCAGCGCGACTTCCTGGGCGATCATCCCCCCCAGGGACACGCCGAGGACGTGCGCCCGGTCGATCTCCAGATGGGTCAGGAGGGCCGCCGCGTCGTCGGCCATCTGCGCCGTGGAATAGGGCCCGGGGGGGGTATCGCTGCCGCCGGTCCCCCGGTTGTCGAACGCGACGACCCGGAAGAGCCGCCCGAACGCGGAGAGCTGAAAGAGCCACTCCGAGCGGTCGCTCCCCAACCCGTTGATCAGCAGGAGCGGGTCTCCCCCCCCTTGCGTTTCGTACTGCATGCGGAAGCCGGGGGCCCGGGTGTGCGGCATCGCCTTTTCCTTCCTTCCTCATCTCCGGCGGGGCGCCGTTCCCGACCGGGCGTCCATTCCCTTCCCGGGATGGGAGTACAATACCATCACGATGGATGCGTTCCTCCTGAAACGGATCGTGGCGGAAGCATCGGAGCGCCTGCGGGGCGCGCTCGTCTCCCGGGTCTATCAGCCCCAGGACCGGGAGATCGTCCTGACGCTTTGGACGGGCCGCGAGGAACTCCGCCTCCTGGTTTCCGCCCACGCGGAGCTGTGCCGCCTCCACTTCACCACGCGTCGCATCCCCAACCCGCCTTCCCCCCCGCGTTTCTGCCAGTACCTGCGGCGCCACCTGGCCGGGATGCGTCTTTCCGGGATCGCCGTCGTCTCCTTCGACCGGCTGGTCCGGATGGAGTTCTTCTCGGAGCGTCCCGATGCGGTCCACGACCGGACGGTCCTGTTCGCCGAGCTGTACGGTCGCCACGCCA
It includes:
- a CDS encoding alpha/beta fold hydrolase, which codes for MPHTRAPGFRMQYETQGGGDPLLLINGLGSDRSEWLFQLSAFGRLFRVVAFDNRGTGGSDTPPGPYSTAQMADDAAALLTHLEIDRAHVLGVSLGGMIAQEVALRHPGKVLRLVLACTAPGGEGSVRPDPETLRAFVRSPGDDPEEEIRRVIPFFYSEEYRRGHPEEIEAFVRRRLGKPVSTEGHAAQMAAAVGHSAWDRLGTIRAPTLVIAGDGDRLVPPENSRRIARRIPGAKLVLLPRAPHRLFAENAEEFNREVVTFLRGRS